The Onthophagus taurus isolate NC chromosome 2, IU_Otau_3.0, whole genome shotgun sequence genome includes a window with the following:
- the LOC111426049 gene encoding uncharacterized protein isoform X1, which produces MFFKVFAVLLLYAFQVFSMSVVQVDDDHVNKDIIVLGDTFMNSFNYNLDWNSDENMSRPDRSDEDDTSSEELDDSFDSWSLVWYIASFGGLVAFFLVVSCSEWCCRKHVREQQSRRGLSSPSPSLSTESPPPSYELFAPPSYESLNAAGSSEKSEFDVYVVPVHAIGSLVDENVTRQREEDPPSYNAISEQNLQTEVNLENRQNPRVSDA; this is translated from the exons atgttttttaaagtgtttgcCGTTCTTTTATTGTATGCTTTTCAAGTCTTCAGTATGAGCGTTGTTCAAGTTGATg ATGATCACGTCAACAAAGACATCATAGTGCTTGGAGATACTTTTATGAATAGTTTTAACTACAATTTGGACTGGAATTCAGATGAAAATATGTCAAGACCTGATAGGTCGGATGAAGATGATACATCCTCCGAAGAATTAG ATGATAGTTTTGATTCGTGGTCATTAGTATGGTACATCGCATCATTCGGAGGTTTAGTAGCATTTTTCCTGGTGGTGTCTTGTTCGGAATGGTGTTGCAGAAAACACGTCAGAGAACAACAATCACGAAGAGGATTATCGTCACCTTCACCATCGCTTAGTACAGAATCGCCACCCCCTTCTTACGAACTTTTCGCTCCACCTTCTTACGAGAGTCTAAACGCGGCCGGATCATCAGAAAAAAGCGAATTTGATGTTTACGTCGTCCCCGTTCATGCCATCGGAAGCTTGGTTGACGAAAATGTTACGAGACAAAGAGAAGAAGATCCTCCTAGTTATAACGCGATTAGTGAACAAAACTTACAAACTGAAGTAAATTTGGAAAATCGTCAAAATCCACGAGTTTCCGACGCTTAG
- the LOC111426049 gene encoding uncharacterized protein isoform X2, whose product MKDDHVNKDIIVLGDTFMNSFNYNLDWNSDENMSRPDRSDEDDTSSEELDDSFDSWSLVWYIASFGGLVAFFLVVSCSEWCCRKHVREQQSRRGLSSPSPSLSTESPPPSYELFAPPSYESLNAAGSSEKSEFDVYVVPVHAIGSLVDENVTRQREEDPPSYNAISEQNLQTEVNLENRQNPRVSDA is encoded by the exons ATGAAAG ATGATCACGTCAACAAAGACATCATAGTGCTTGGAGATACTTTTATGAATAGTTTTAACTACAATTTGGACTGGAATTCAGATGAAAATATGTCAAGACCTGATAGGTCGGATGAAGATGATACATCCTCCGAAGAATTAG ATGATAGTTTTGATTCGTGGTCATTAGTATGGTACATCGCATCATTCGGAGGTTTAGTAGCATTTTTCCTGGTGGTGTCTTGTTCGGAATGGTGTTGCAGAAAACACGTCAGAGAACAACAATCACGAAGAGGATTATCGTCACCTTCACCATCGCTTAGTACAGAATCGCCACCCCCTTCTTACGAACTTTTCGCTCCACCTTCTTACGAGAGTCTAAACGCGGCCGGATCATCAGAAAAAAGCGAATTTGATGTTTACGTCGTCCCCGTTCATGCCATCGGAAGCTTGGTTGACGAAAATGTTACGAGACAAAGAGAAGAAGATCCTCCTAGTTATAACGCGATTAGTGAACAAAACTTACAAACTGAAGTAAATTTGGAAAATCGTCAAAATCCACGAGTTTCCGACGCTTAG